In Hydrogenispora ethanolica, one genomic interval encodes:
- a CDS encoding sensor histidine kinase, protein MKSSIRNQLFWGISSLIAFFVLLSCFLNLNFLDKYYIARKGAALHQEFRYIDRIYQGDFEKIRTQLEKLVQTRGANIVILDPNLAVKYESHPRPPGLPARPMQERPLPRFVTQTEDWSKPAYHIDAPQKGPHTEFLNFTAQLHNGDYLWLGTPLPEIRQSVAISNQFFLLTGILTIIIGGIIVLLYSRRFTRPILELNAIAQNMARLDFTAMYPIKTENEIGELGRSINSLSEQLGKSISELQQANHQLELDNERQRKIDEIRKEFISNVSHELKTPIALIQGYSEGLQLNVADNEEDKNFYCGVIMDEANKMNKLVRNLLDLSEIDSGYLQLDRKVFDLGQLAERVIEKYQLILKEQEIHLEIRRDGEAMVQADMGRIEQVLVNYLNNAVEHIDGERQLAVSVRAEDGRVRAAVFNSGKPIPEADKEKIWISFYKVDQARTRAYGGSGLGLSIVRAILERHHGRFGVCNRSGGVEFWFELEAVRTDETEQG, encoded by the coding sequence TTAGGAATCAACTATTCTGGGGGATCAGCTCCTTGATCGCCTTTTTTGTCCTGTTGTCCTGCTTCCTCAATCTTAATTTCTTGGACAAATACTATATCGCCCGCAAAGGAGCAGCCCTGCACCAGGAGTTCCGGTACATCGACCGGATCTATCAGGGCGATTTTGAAAAGATCCGAACCCAATTGGAGAAACTGGTCCAAACCAGGGGCGCCAATATTGTCATCCTCGATCCAAATTTAGCTGTAAAATATGAATCGCACCCCCGACCGCCGGGGCTGCCGGCCCGGCCGATGCAGGAGCGTCCGTTGCCGCGTTTTGTCACCCAGACCGAGGATTGGTCCAAACCGGCTTATCATATCGATGCTCCTCAAAAAGGTCCGCACACCGAATTTTTGAATTTCACCGCCCAGTTGCATAACGGCGATTATCTATGGTTGGGGACCCCCTTGCCGGAGATTCGGCAGAGCGTGGCGATCTCCAATCAATTCTTCCTGCTGACGGGCATTTTGACCATCATTATCGGCGGCATCATCGTCTTACTTTATTCCCGGCGGTTTACCCGCCCGATCCTGGAATTGAACGCGATCGCCCAAAACATGGCGAGACTCGATTTCACCGCGATGTATCCAATCAAGACCGAGAATGAGATCGGCGAATTGGGCCGGAGCATCAACTCGCTCTCGGAGCAACTGGGAAAGTCCATCAGCGAATTGCAACAGGCCAATCACCAGTTGGAGCTGGATAATGAGCGGCAACGGAAGATTGACGAGATCCGGAAGGAGTTTATCTCCAATGTCTCCCATGAATTAAAAACGCCCATCGCCCTGATCCAGGGTTATTCGGAAGGGTTGCAATTGAATGTCGCCGACAATGAGGAGGATAAGAATTTTTATTGCGGCGTCATCATGGACGAGGCGAATAAAATGAATAAGCTGGTCCGGAACCTGTTGGACCTGTCGGAGATCGACTCCGGCTATTTACAGCTGGATCGGAAAGTTTTTGACCTGGGGCAGCTCGCCGAACGGGTTATCGAAAAGTACCAGCTGATCTTGAAAGAACAGGAGATTCACTTGGAGATCCGCCGTGACGGCGAGGCGATGGTCCAAGCGGACATGGGCCGGATCGAACAGGTATTGGTGAATTATCTCAACAATGCCGTGGAGCATATCGACGGGGAACGGCAATTGGCCGTCAGCGTCCGGGCTGAAGACGGGCGGGTGCGGGCGGCGGTCTTCAACTCGGGGAAACCCATCCCCGAAGCGGACAAGGAGAAGATCTGGATCAGCTTTTACAAAGTGGACCAGGCGCGCACCCGGGCCTACGGGGGCAGCGGCCTGGGGTTATCGATCGTCCGGGCGATTCTCGAGCGCCACCACGGCAGATTCGGAGTTTGCAACCGGTCCGGGGGCGTGGAGTTCTGGTTCGAATTGGAGGCGGTTCGAACGGATGAAACGGAGCAAGGTTAG
- a CDS encoding TolC family protein — protein MKKKMQWKKNLWLALLVIAILGPGFTARAEPQTLTLAQALEMSFQADYQVKTDRNSLEKAKLAVKKAALSILPEATVDGQYQYQTTDDTYPHSYQVVVQQTIPTTYNLYGQKIVTAIEAAMWDQVTAEATLQIDQAEVVYTTYEYYLNVLKAQQVLKLQEAALAKYKEDSALALQQLSLGKITKPEQLKTVNSLNQAEYDLEKYRSDLEIALQKLANQIGLKDLVSYQLAEVTFEEEKAVAELAGLQQKASQRRLELQTKEIAVKQAERTWSQAKNEELPTVAVSYNSRNQTQSFGLSYDLLSGDFSWLAAHRDESYETQTDVLTGNTESDYYGTKKRYFTFKVQWSLDFGTAANETQQARYALENAKLDLEKERQDIALDVSQAFAEYQLAVKQHALNQKALPYYEKDLEIKEVQRRLGAITFTDLSDARQDALDARIAAVKSLYDQILALQKLKKVAGDLYPFDQISRLEGKQP, from the coding sequence TTGAAAAAGAAAATGCAATGGAAGAAAAACTTATGGTTGGCCTTGTTGGTGATTGCAATCCTGGGGCCGGGATTTACGGCCCGGGCCGAGCCTCAAACACTGACCCTGGCGCAAGCCTTAGAGATGTCATTCCAGGCGGACTATCAAGTTAAGACCGATCGGAACAGCTTGGAAAAGGCCAAGCTGGCCGTGAAGAAGGCGGCCTTGAGCATCTTACCCGAGGCCACCGTCGACGGCCAATATCAGTATCAGACGACGGATGATACGTATCCCCATTCGTATCAGGTCGTCGTCCAACAGACCATTCCCACGACTTATAATCTGTACGGTCAAAAGATCGTCACCGCTATCGAGGCGGCGATGTGGGATCAGGTCACGGCCGAGGCGACCCTCCAGATTGACCAGGCCGAAGTCGTTTATACCACCTATGAGTATTACCTGAATGTTTTAAAAGCACAGCAGGTATTGAAATTGCAAGAAGCCGCGCTGGCAAAGTACAAAGAAGACAGCGCGCTGGCTCTGCAACAGTTGAGCTTGGGCAAGATCACCAAGCCGGAACAGTTGAAGACGGTCAACAGCCTGAACCAGGCGGAGTACGATTTGGAAAAATACCGTTCCGACCTGGAGATCGCCCTTCAAAAACTGGCCAATCAGATCGGACTGAAAGATCTCGTCTCTTATCAATTGGCGGAAGTGACTTTCGAGGAGGAAAAGGCCGTTGCAGAACTGGCCGGGTTGCAACAAAAGGCATCCCAGAGACGGCTGGAATTGCAGACCAAGGAGATCGCCGTCAAACAGGCCGAGCGGACCTGGTCCCAGGCCAAGAATGAAGAGTTGCCGACAGTAGCGGTCAGTTACAATAGCCGGAATCAGACCCAGAGCTTTGGATTGAGCTATGACCTTTTGAGCGGCGATTTCAGTTGGTTGGCGGCGCACAGGGACGAATCCTATGAGACCCAGACCGACGTTCTCACCGGCAACACGGAGAGCGATTATTACGGCACCAAGAAAAGATATTTTACTTTCAAGGTGCAATGGAGCCTGGACTTCGGCACCGCAGCCAACGAGACTCAACAAGCGCGGTATGCGTTGGAAAACGCCAAGCTAGATCTGGAGAAGGAACGCCAGGATATTGCCCTCGATGTGTCTCAAGCGTTCGCCGAGTATCAGCTGGCCGTCAAACAGCATGCATTGAACCAAAAAGCATTGCCCTATTATGAAAAAGATCTGGAGATTAAGGAGGTTCAGCGGAGGTTGGGAGCCATTACTTTCACCGATCTTTCCGACGCGCGGCAGGATGCGTTGGACGCACGGATTGCGGCTGTCAAATCGCTCTACGACCAGATACTGGCGTTGCAAAAATTGAAAAAGGTCGCCGGTGATCTGTACCCCTTTGACCAAATATCCAGATTGGAAGGGAAGCAACCATGA